GTCGGGTCAGCGGCGGCGGCCGTGAAGGTGATGGCGGCCGTCAGGGTGGTTTTCCCATGGTCCACGTGCCCAATCGTCCCCACGTTCACGTGCGGCTTCGTGCGTTCAAACGTTCCTTTTGCCATGTTCTTTACTCCCTCCAAGCGGTGGACCCACGCAAAACCGCCCTTTGATCGGGCTCCCCCCGCGCATGCCGCAGGGTTCTGGAGGCGCGTGACGCCCACATTGGGTTGAATCTCGCCAGGGTGGTGTCCCACCATGCTGGCACGCTGCGCCGCTTCCCGGAGCCTTCTTGACACTGGTGGGTTAAGCCAGACTCAACGAAGGCTGGGGCCTCACGGCGCACCGAAGATGTAGGGTACATGATCCGGCTCAGTTGGGCAAGGGGTAGAGCCGTCACGACCTGCGTGACGACTCCCCGGTCTGCTCCGGCTCAGCGGCGCGTGTAGGCCACCACGTCCCGGTCAAACGCGCCGATCAGCATGACCAGACCCAGCACCGTGCCCAGTGGAAACAGCAGGAGGCTGAACACCGCCACCACGATGCTGGACACCCGGCCCCAGCCCCGGCCCTCCAGCACCGCGCGGCGCGTGTAATACAGCCAGAGAATCTGCAATACAGTCAGCGCAAACGACAGCCACAGCACCGTGGGAATCAGTGATAGGGGCAGCACCTCGCCGGGCAGGCCCAGCTGCCCCTGCAGTTCAGGCAGCATGCTCTGCAGCTGAGGGCCCAGGAAGGGCAGGGCCAGCAGCGAGAACGCTGAATACAGCAGCAGGACCAGCAGCGGAATGGTCAGAAAGTTCAGGCGTTTGGGCGGGACGCCGGGAGCAGGAGCAGGCACCGTCATGCCTGCAGAGTAGCGCGGCGGGTCACCAGGGCTCTGCCTATGCGCGGGCTGGCCGCCCCACCGCCAGCCTCGTCGCTTCAGCATTCTTCTGCCGACCGCCAAAGCCAAAAAAAGGAGCGCCCTGAGCGGACGCTCCCCCATCCCGGATGGAATTTACTTCTTCATCAGCTGCTGGGCAATGTTGTTCGGCACCTGGCTGTAGTGATCGAAGAACATGGAGTAGCTGGCGCGGCCCTGGGTCATGGAGCGCATGTCGGTGGCGTAGCCGAACATCTCGCTCAGAGGCACGAAGGCCTTCACGATCTGTGCGTTGCCGCGGGCTTCCATGCCCTGAATCTGGCCACGGCGGCTGTTCAGGTCACCAATGATGTCGCCCATGTAGTCCTCGGGGACCGTCACTTCGACGCGCATGATGGGCTCCAGCAGGGCGGGGGCGCCCTTCTGCACGGCTTCTTTGAGCGCCATGGAACCGGCGATCTTGAACGCCATTTCCGAGGAGTCCACTTCGTGGTAGCTGCCGTCGTAAATGGTGACCTTCATGTCCACCACGGGGAAGCCCAGCATGGGGCCGCTCTGCATGGCTTCTTCAATGCCCTTCTGGGCGGGGCCCACGTATTCACGGGGCACGGTGCCGCCTACGATGGCGTTCTCAAAGACGAAGCCGGCGCCGGGCTCCAGGGGCTCGGCCTTGATCTTCACGTGGCCGAACTGACCACGGCCGCCCGACTGACGCACGAACTTGCCTTCCACGTCCACCGCGCGGGTGATCGTTTCACGGAAGGCCACCTGGGGCGCGCCCACGTTCGCTTCCACCTTGTACTCGCGCTTCAGGCGGTCCACCAGGATTTCCAGGTGCAGCTCGCCCATGCCGGCAATGGTGGTCTGGCCGGACTCCTGGTCGGTTTCCACCTTGAAGGTGGGGTCTTCTTCGGCCAGCTTCTGCAGCCCAATGCCCATCTTTTCCTGGTCGGCCTTGGTCTTGGGCTCGATGGCCAGCTTGATCACAGGCTCGGGCACGTCAATGCTTTCGAGCAGCACCTTGTCGTCACCGTCGCCAATCAGGGTGTTGCCGGTGCCCGCGTCCTTGAGGCCGATCACGGCGCCCAGTTCGCCGGCCTTCAGCTCGGTCACTTCCTCGCGGCTGTTGGCGTGCATCTTCAGCAGACGGCCCACACGCTCGCGCTTTTCCTTGCTGGCGTTGTACACGTAGCTGCCCGACTGCAGGGTGCCCGAGTAAATGCGCACGAAGGTCAGGCGGCCCACGTAGGGGTCAGCCATGATCTTGAACGCCAGTGCAGCCAGCTTGCCCTCGGGGTCAGCGGGGAACTCAATGGTGTCCTCGGTGTCCTCGATCTTGCCCTTGATGGCCGGCACTTCCAGCGGGCTGGGCAGGTAGTCCACCACGGCGTCGAGGAGCAGCTGCACGCCCTTGTTCTTCAGGGCGCTGCCGCACAGCACGGGGAAGATCTTCTTCTCGATGGTGCCCTTGCGCAGCGCGGCGACCAGCTGCTCCACGCTGGGTTCCTCGCCTTCGAGGTACATCATCATCAGGTCTTCGTCCACCTCGGCGGCGGCTTCAATCAGGGCCGCGCGCATCTCGGTCACCTTGTCGGCGTACTCGGCGGGCACGTCGTGCTCCTGAATCTCGGTGCCCAGGTCGTTGGTGTACGTGTAGGCACGCTGACGCACGATGTCGATGATGCCCTTGAACTCGCTTTCCTGGCCCATGGGGTACTGAATAGGAGCAGGAATGGCGCCCAGGCGCTCGCGGATGTCGCTCAGCACCAGCTCGAAGCTCGCGCCGGTCTTGTCCATCTTGTTGGAGAACGCGATGCGGGGCACGCCGTACCGGTCGGCCTGACGCCACACAGTTTCGCTCTGCGGCTCCACGCCCTGGCTGGAGTCAAACACGGCCACCGCGCCGTCCAGCACGCGCATGGAGCGCTCCACCTCAATGGTGAAGTCCACGTGACCGGGCGTGTCAATGATGTTGACGACGTATTCCTGCTCGGTGCCGCTGCGAGTCCACTTGGCGGTGGTGGCGGCGGCGGTGATGGTGATGCCGCGCTCGCGCTCCTGCTCCATCCAGTCCATGGTGGCGGCGCCGTCGTGCACTTCACCGATGTTGTGGGTGCGCCCGGTGTAGTACAGGATGCGCTCGGTGGTGGTGGTCTTGCCGGCGTCAATGTGGGCGGCAATTCCGATATTGCGGAAGTGGGTGAGGTAACTCTGGGCTTTGGTGGTCATAAGACTCCCTGATTCTGTGGGGCGACGTGTCTCGTCACCGTCAGTTCGGCACCCTGTGGGGGCTGGGGGCGGCTGGGTCTCGCTTCACGCGAGATGGACGGCAGGGGGCACCTACCGTCCGACAATTCCTTTCATCCGTGTGGGCTTTCCCGTGTCTCCCGCTGCACTCCGCATCAATCGGAACAGCGCCGCTTCCTGCTACGTTGCGCGAGAGACACTTCGGTTCCTGCTCGCTCCGCTCGGATTCTGGGGCCTGGCCCCAAAACCGGAATTACCAGCGGTAGTGCGCGTAGGCGCGGTTGGCTTCCGCCATGCGCTCCACGTCGTCTTTCTTCTTGATGGCGCCGCCACGGCCCTGCGCGGCGTCCATGATCTCGCCGGCCAGACGCTCAATGGCGGTGCGCTCGGGGCGGCCGTCCACGGCGCTGATCATCCAGCGCAGGGTCAGGCTCTGCTTGCGGCGCTCGGTGGGCTCCACGGGCACCTGGTAGGTCGAACCGCCCACACGGCGGCTGCGCACTTCCACGCGCGGTTTGACGTTGTCATACGCCTGCTTGAAGATTTTCAGGGACTCCTGACCGGTACGCTCCTGAACGAGCTTCATGGCGCCGTAGAAAATGCGGCTGGCGAGGTTCTTCTTTCCATCCCGCATGATGCGGTTGATCATTGCGCTTACCAGTACGTCCTGGTACACCAGGTCGGGCTGGACAACGCGCACTTCAGCTTGGCGGCGACGTGCCATGGTTGACTCCCTTGAGGCTCAACCCAGCCCCTGCTGGGCGAGCGGCGCGCACTTCAGGCGCGAATAACGTGCTTCATTGGCATCACCCCTTGGGGTGAAGGCAGACCCGGCGCGGCCCAGCGTGGGCACGCGCAAGTGGGTCTTACTTCTTCTTCGCGCCCGCAGCGGCAGCGCCGGCCTTGGGCTTCTTGGTGCCGTACTTGGAGCGGCTCTTGTTGCGGTCTTTGACGCCCTGGGTATCCAGGCTGCCGCGCACAATGTGGTAGCGCACGCCGGGCAGGTCCTTGACACGGCCACCGCGAATCAGCACCACGCTGTGCTCCTGCAGGTTGTGGCCTTCACCGGGAATGTAGGCGGTGACCTCGAAGGCGCTCGACAGCCGCACGCGGGCGATCTTGCGCAGCGCCGAGTTCGGCTTCTTGGGGGTGGTGGTCTTGACGACCGTGCACACGCCGCGGCGGAAGGGGCTGCCTTTAAGGGCAGGAACCTTGCTCTTCTTCTGGATCGTCTTGCGACCCTTACGAAGCAGTTGCTGGGTGGTAGGCAGGGGAAATCACTCCTAGACTGGGCTAAGCAGATGCTTGTGGAGAGGGCGGGTGGCCGCGCCACGCGGACGGGGCGGCACAGGGTTGACGGGTGAAAGGCTTGAGGTGATCGCGCACCGCGCCTGGGCAGCGGCCCGGATGTGGACCGCGCCGGCGGTGGCCGGCCGAAAAACCCCCCTGGTGCAACCCGGAACCGGGGCAGTTTTCAACCTTCGCAGCATACGCTGCCCCAGGCAAGCGGCGCAAGGGGCCCGCCGCCCCTTGCGCCGACGCGCCCCCTGTGCAGCCGCGCGGGGCTGTGCTACACTCCGCTCTGCCCGTTCTGTCTGTGCGGACTTCTTGTGCGGAGAGGTGCCAGAGTGGTTGAATGGGTCGGTCTCGAAAACCGAAGTAGTCGCAAGGCTACCGTGGGTTCGAATCCCACCCTCTTCGCCAAACCGCCCCCAGGTTCACGCCTGGGGGTTTTGTTGTGGGTCCGCTGGCACTCAGCCCAGGGTGGGCCACGCCGAGAGCACCGCTGCTTCGCGCGCGGCGTACACCACGGCGCCGTGCGCTGTTCGGAGCCGCTCGCCGGTCAGGGGCAGATACAGGGCGCCGTACAGAGCCTGCCCGGCCTGGGCCAACGCCATGAGTTCGCCCTGCCACGCCGCCGGGGTGGCGGGCACCCAGGTCCGGGGATCAGCCTCATCGCTCAGCAGGGCGCAGGGATCGGCCAGTTGTGCGGCCGTGAGTTCCAGATGCTGGCGCAGGGCCAGCACCCGGCGGGCCAGTGCCGGGTGGGTCTGCACTGCCGCAAAGTCCAGGCGATGCGCCGCCTGCAGCAGGCCCGGTTGGCCCGGCACGCTGAACAGCCCCGACAGGCCGTCCGGGCCATACAGGACTTCCCGCAGGGTGTCGCGCAGCAGTTCGGCAGCAGCCATCTCCCTGCACGGTACGCCACACAGCGGATGCGGGTTGCCTCGTCCCTCCCCTACCCTGAACGCACGATGATCCTGAAGATCAAGATTTTCCTGTAATTGCACACGTTCTGCATCGGCCCCAACGCTAAAATGGGGGCAATGCTGGACCCTGTGCCCACCCCGGCCCCGCGCGTTGCGGCGGCTCGGCGCGGGTCTCAGGTGTGGCCTCCCGGGCTCAGAGCACCCGCTCGCCCCTCCACCTCCCCGTCTGTTGCCGTGGCGCTCTGTGCTCCGGCGCAGCCGCCCCTGAAGGAAGTGAACCACCATCGATAAAGTGCATGGCAACCTGTCTGGCCTGCGTCCCGCACAACTCAAGGCCCTGGGCCACCTCTACCGCCGCCGCATTGAACCCGGGCGTGTGGGCTCGCCGGAACTGGCGCGCAACCTCGCGGAACTCTCGCACGACGTGCGCCGGGAAGTGGGCGTATTGATTGACCGCCGGGGCCGCGTGATCTCGGTGAGTGTGGCCGACGCCAAGGGGACCGAATTCCCGGACCTGCGCCTGGGCGAGCACCGGCTGGCGGGCTTTCACCTGCTGCACACCCACCCGCGCGGCGGCGCGCTGAGCAAGAGCGACCTCTCCACGCTGTTCCTGAAGCGCCTGGACGCCGTCAGCGCCATTGAGGTGCGGCCCGAGGGCCAGCCGGGGCTGGTCCACACGGCCCACCTGACGCCGCCCGGCACGGTGGGTGAGGAAG
This genomic window from Deinococcus arcticus contains:
- a CDS encoding GTP-binding protein, producing MAKGTFERTKPHVNVGTIGHVDHGKTTLTAAITFTAAAADPT
- the fusA gene encoding elongation factor G — translated: MTTKAQSYLTHFRNIGIAAHIDAGKTTTTERILYYTGRTHNIGEVHDGAATMDWMEQERERGITITAAATTAKWTRSGTEQEYVVNIIDTPGHVDFTIEVERSMRVLDGAVAVFDSSQGVEPQSETVWRQADRYGVPRIAFSNKMDKTGASFELVLSDIRERLGAIPAPIQYPMGQESEFKGIIDIVRQRAYTYTNDLGTEIQEHDVPAEYADKVTEMRAALIEAAAEVDEDLMMMYLEGEEPSVEQLVAALRKGTIEKKIFPVLCGSALKNKGVQLLLDAVVDYLPSPLEVPAIKGKIEDTEDTIEFPADPEGKLAALAFKIMADPYVGRLTFVRIYSGTLQSGSYVYNASKEKRERVGRLLKMHANSREEVTELKAGELGAVIGLKDAGTGNTLIGDGDDKVLLESIDVPEPVIKLAIEPKTKADQEKMGIGLQKLAEEDPTFKVETDQESGQTTIAGMGELHLEILVDRLKREYKVEANVGAPQVAFRETITRAVDVEGKFVRQSGGRGQFGHVKIKAEPLEPGAGFVFENAIVGGTVPREYVGPAQKGIEEAMQSGPMLGFPVVDMKVTIYDGSYHEVDSSEMAFKIAGSMALKEAVQKGAPALLEPIMRVEVTVPEDYMGDIIGDLNSRRGQIQGMEARGNAQIVKAFVPLSEMFGYATDMRSMTQGRASYSMFFDHYSQVPNNIAQQLMKK
- the rpsG gene encoding 30S ribosomal protein S7, with amino-acid sequence MARRRQAEVRVVQPDLVYQDVLVSAMINRIMRDGKKNLASRIFYGAMKLVQERTGQESLKIFKQAYDNVKPRVEVRSRRVGGSTYQVPVEPTERRKQSLTLRWMISAVDGRPERTAIERLAGEIMDAAQGRGGAIKKKDDVERMAEANRAYAHYRW
- the rpsL gene encoding 30S ribosomal protein S12 → MPTTQQLLRKGRKTIQKKSKVPALKGSPFRRGVCTVVKTTTPKKPNSALRKIARVRLSSAFEVTAYIPGEGHNLQEHSVVLIRGGRVKDLPGVRYHIVRGSLDTQGVKDRNKSRSKYGTKKPKAGAAAAGAKKK